The Bernardetia litoralis DSM 6794 genome includes a window with the following:
- a CDS encoding IS4 family transposase, with protein sequence MAKAKYASSSKVTKLVTVLSSHLTEFHLARVQFIGLFVIAVIKVGLGGLIQIATAFERNVECSSSLRRIERFLNDYHLDFKAITRLIVSLQGMDKWKDIVLCLDRTNWKVGKKNVNVLLLSAAYKNVSTPLIWSVFPKKGNSSTEERIELIERFLSIFPNLSISSIVADREFVGQKWFTYLSRKNVDFVMRLKSNFKATRKGKTKSIAAWCRGLAISETYHLDGVFIVNGVEVYLSVSRTQKGYIYLASPVFLENAFELYKQRWEIETLFKALKTQGFKLENTKLTEPEKIAKLLALCSIAFVWCYKVGEWKHKTTKIRVCSNGHNEYSFFRYGLLEIKKILNNPMIKEAKFNQKIKVLSME encoded by the coding sequence ATGGCAAAAGCAAAGTATGCTTCTAGTAGTAAAGTTACAAAATTAGTTACTGTTTTATCTTCTCATTTGACAGAGTTTCATCTTGCACGAGTTCAATTTATAGGTCTTTTTGTAATAGCTGTTATAAAAGTAGGCTTAGGAGGATTAATTCAAATTGCTACGGCTTTTGAACGGAATGTAGAATGCAGCTCCTCTTTACGTCGTATTGAACGCTTTTTAAATGATTATCACCTTGATTTTAAGGCAATTACTCGTTTAATTGTTTCTTTACAAGGTATGGATAAGTGGAAGGATATTGTTTTATGTCTTGACCGTACCAATTGGAAAGTGGGTAAAAAAAATGTAAATGTTTTGTTGCTTTCAGCAGCCTATAAGAATGTTTCAACTCCTCTTATTTGGTCTGTTTTTCCAAAAAAAGGAAACTCTTCTACTGAAGAGCGTATCGAATTAATAGAACGTTTTTTATCTATTTTTCCTAATCTGTCTATTTCTTCTATTGTAGCAGATAGGGAGTTTGTAGGTCAAAAATGGTTTACTTATCTGTCAAGAAAAAACGTTGATTTTGTAATGCGACTAAAGTCTAATTTTAAAGCGACTAGAAAGGGTAAAACAAAGTCAATTGCAGCATGGTGTAGAGGACTGGCTATTTCAGAAACATATCATTTAGATGGTGTTTTTATAGTCAATGGGGTAGAGGTATATTTATCTGTAAGTAGGACACAAAAAGGATATATTTATCTTGCTTCACCTGTTTTTTTAGAAAACGCTTTTGAGCTGTATAAACAACGTTGGGAGATAGAAACGTTGTTTAAGGCTCTAAAAACACAAGGTTTTAAGCTAGAAAATACAAAATTGACAGAACCAGAGAAAATAGCTAAATTACTTGCTCTTTGTTCTATTGCATTTGTTTGGTGTTACAAAGTAGGAGAGTGGAAACATAAAACAACAAAAATAAGGGTCTGTTCAAATGGGCATAATGAATACTCTTTTTTCCGATATGGATTACTAGAAATCAAAAAAATACTCAATAATCCAATGATTAAAGAAGCCAAATTCAATCAGAAAATTAAAGTTTTGTCAATGGAGTGA
- a CDS encoding 3'-5' exonuclease yields the protein MEKLFFYDLETTGVRYWKNGIHQISGAIVIDGKVKERFNFRVKPYKDALIEEEALKIANVTKEDLETDIYEPFEIIYKKLTQMLTKYVNKFDRKDKFHLVGYNNASFDNAFLRAFFVQNGDKYFGSLFWADSIDCYVLASNFFRKERASFENFKQMTVAKKLGIEVDEARLHDAEYDIDLCMQIYERVAIL from the coding sequence ATGGAAAAATTATTCTTCTACGACCTTGAGACAACAGGAGTCAGATACTGGAAAAATGGAATTCATCAAATCTCTGGCGCAATTGTCATTGATGGAAAAGTAAAAGAGCGTTTCAATTTTAGAGTAAAGCCTTATAAAGATGCACTGATAGAAGAGGAAGCTCTAAAGATAGCTAATGTTACTAAAGAAGATTTAGAAACAGATATTTATGAACCTTTTGAGATTATCTATAAAAAACTAACTCAAATGCTGACCAAATATGTAAATAAATTTGATAGAAAAGACAAATTCCACTTGGTTGGTTACAATAATGCGAGTTTTGATAATGCTTTTCTGAGAGCTTTTTTTGTTCAAAACGGAGATAAATATTTTGGTAGTTTGTTTTGGGCAGATTCAATTGATTGCTATGTTTTGGCGAGTAACTTTTTTAGGAAAGAAAGAGCTAGTTTTGAAAACTTCAAGCAAATGACTGTGGCTAAAAAACTTGGTATTGAAGTGGATGAGGCAAGGCTTCATGATGCTGAATATGATATAGATTTGTGCATGCAGATTTATGAGAGGGTTGCTATACTTTAA